The DNA window CTGGCGGACGAGGAACTGCACCGCCATTTCCGCCATCTGCGCGATGGGCTGGCGCACGGTGGTCAGCTCGGGCCAGATCGTGGTCGCCAGCGCAGTGTCGTCGAAGCCGGCCACGGTGAGGTCGCCCGGCACGTCCAGGCCCAGGCGGTGGGCAATGGCTACCGTGGCCGCGGCCATGTCGTCGTTGCTGGCAAAGACCGCGGTCGGGCGCTGCTCGAGGCCCAGCAGGATCTCGGCCGCGTCGAGGCCGGAACGGTACGTGAACATGCCCTGCACCACCAGCTCGGGCGAGGCATCGCCGCCCCTGTCGGCGATCGCGGCCTTGTAGCCTTCGAGCCGGCGCGCGGAGGCGGTCTGGTTCGGATGGCCGATGACGAAGCCGATCCGGTGGTGGCCCAGCGAGATCAGGTGGCTCGTCATGTCATACGCGGCGTGATAGTCGTCGATGGACACGGCGCCCACGCGCGGGTCGGGCTGGCCGCAGGCCACGGTGGCCGCCGGCATATCGGCCTGGGCGACCAGTTCGATCAGTTCCTGCGTATCGCACAGCGGCGGCGGCAGGATGATGCCGTCGACGCCATTCTCGATCAGCCGGCGCGCATGGGCTTCCCACGTGACCCCGTCTTCGCAGTTCTCGACCACGAGCTGCACGTTGTGGATACTGGCCTGGTTCAGCAGCCCGACGAGGAATTCGCTCAGGTAGCCGGCAGAGGGATTCGAATACAGGAAGCCGATGCGGATCGCGCGCGCGCCGGCGAGGCGCCGGGCGGCCTGGTTCGGCACGTAGTTCAGCGCGGCCACGGCCTCGTCCACCTTGCGGCGCGTGGCCGGGCGCACGTTCGGGTCGCCGTTCATCACGCGCGACACCGTCATCGGCGACACGCCGGCCAGCTTGGCGACGTCGGACATCGTCGGCACGCCGGGCTTGTCGCCCCGACCCACCGGTTGCGCGCTCTTTTCCCCGGGCGAGATGGGCGCTTTCGCCTGTATTTTCGTCATCGGACTGTACTTATCGAATAGTTATTTGGCGGACTCTAACATACCGTGCCACGGCATGTCCCCATCTGCCACGCATCTACCACGCATCTGCCATTCTAGCACCGGGGTCGGGCCGATGTTAGCGCACACATCGGCCCTTCGCGGCACGCTCAGTGGTGTCCGGCGGCGTACGGGAACTTGATCGCCTTGTACTGCTCCAGCGTGCGTCCGGGCTTCTTTGCACCCGGCGGCAGCGGCAAGCCGGACACGGACTGGAAGTACGCCACCGACGCGTCGCGCCACCAGCGCGCCTCCTTCACCTGCGTGTCCAGCCGCTGGGCCACCTCGTCGTAACGGCGCTCGTCCACGAGCGGTTTCAGCTTTTCCCAGCGGGCGCGCAAGCTTTCCGCCTCGGCCACGCCGCGGTCGTAGCGGGCCACGAGCTCGGTCCACAGCGTGCGCCCGGATGGCATCGCGTAATCCCACGGCAGGTGGTGGAACCACAGCAGCAGCTCGTCCGGCGTGGTGCGCGGATCGGCCCACCGTTTCGCCACGCCCGGCGCATACTGCGCCAGCGCATTGCTGCCGGTTGCCGTGCGGTCGAAGCCGATGCCCTTCTTGTCGGCCTTGTGATAGTAGGTGGGGTTCCAGTCCGGGCGGCCGAGATTGTCCACCCAAGGACCGGGGCCGTGATGGTGGCCCGTGTCCATCAGGTGGTGCAGGCCGAGCGGCGTCATGTAGTCGACGACGGCTTCGCGCGAGCGCATCATCATGTCGACGATCTGCGTGACGGCCTGCGGTTCGCGGGAAAACGTCTGCGTCGCCCATTCGCGGGCGAAGGCGCGCGAGTCGCCCTGCGGGTCCCACGCGAAGCGGCCGTAGGCATACCAGTTGGCCTGGTCGAAGTGCGAACCGCTCCACGTGCGCGAGCTGCCGATGTTGGCCACGCCGGCCATGCCGGTCAAACGCTGGCCATGCTCGGTGTCCTCGAGCACCTGCGCGACGGTGAGACCGTTCGGCCGCTGCATCGTGTCGGCCTTCAGCACTTCCTCGAACAGGGGGCCGAGATAGGCCATGTGCATGGCGAAGCCCAGGTATTCCTTGGTGATCTGGAATTCCATCATCAGCGGCGTGCGCGGCATGGCGCCGAACAGCGGGTGGAACGGTTCGCGCGGCTGGAAGTCGATCGCGCCATTCTTCACCTGCACCATCACGTTCGGGGCGAACTTGCCATCCAGCGGCTTGAATTCATCGTAGGCCTGCTTGGCGCGGTCGTCCGGCTTCTCGGCCGCGTACACGAAAGCGCGCCACATCACGATGCCCTTGTGCGGCGCCAGCGCGGCGGCCAGCATGTTGGCGCCATCGGCGTGGGTGCGATGGTAGTCCTGCGGGCCGGGCTGGCCTTCCGAGTTGGCCTTCACGAGGAAGCCGCCGAAGTCGGGAATGGCGCGGTAGATCTCGTCCGCCTTGGCGCGCCACCATGCCGCCACCTCGGGCGCCAGCGGGTCGGCCGTCGTCGTTTCCTTCAATTCCAGCGGCGTGGACCAGCGTGCCGACAGGTAGACCTTGATGCCGTAGGGGCGCAGCACGTCGGCCAGCGCGGCCACCTTGGCGATCCATGGCGCCGTGAGGATCTCGGCCTTGGAATTGACGTTGTTCAGCACCGTGCCGTTGATGCCCAGCGAAGCGTTGGCGCGCGCGTAGTCGACATACTGGCGCTCGCGGATATCCGGCAACTCCCACCAGTTCCAGATCGACTGGCCCGAGTAGCCGCGCTCCACCGTGCGGTCGAGGTTGTCCCAGTGGTTCAGCACGCGCAATTGCAGCTTCGGCGCCGAGCGCTCGTCCAGCGCGGCGAGCCCCTTGCCGGTATCGAGCGCGCGCAGCAGCCCGAAGGCACCGTACAGCAGGCCGATGTCGTCATTGGCGGCGATCACCGTCACGCGCTTGCCATTCACGGAGGCGCTCTTGAGCAGGTAGCCCTCGCGGCCCAGGTCCGCCAGGCCGTCCGCACTGAACCCTTGCGGCAGTGCGCCGGCTTTCGCCAGCACGATGGCACCGCTGGCGACCGTCGTGGCGACAGCCGGTGCCTTGCCCGTCATGCCCTGCAGGCCGCGGCGCAGTTCGTCGATGGCTGCCCGTACCGTCGGCGAGGCCTTGCCGGCATAGCTGATCGTCTGCGCCTGCTGTTGCGCCTGGCCAGTCTGCTGCAGGGGACGGTACCGCAACCAGAGCTGGTAACCATCTTCTTCCACGGCGTGCGCTGGCGCCAGCACGACGACCAGCGACACGACTGCCGCCAAGGCTCCTTTTAGAACTCGCAAATTCGTCTCCGTTGTTTTTTGGTAGCGCAACCGTTTGCACCATTTCCGATGTTAGCGTAACCTTCTATCGCACGCCACAAATAAAACCCGGCCAACGAGCCGACATGGAGACAAGATGACCACGACCCGCCGCGACATGCTGCGCCTGCTGGCCGGCACGGCCTGCGCCGCCACCCTGCCCCCGCTGTTCGCCGCCGCCCAGGAGCCATTGAAGGCGATCGCCGCCGCCAAGGGCCTGCGCTTCGGCAACGCGCTCGGCTACAAGTACTTCAAGGATCCGGCGCACCGCGCGCTGATGGCGCGCGAATGTGCCGTCATCGTGGCCGAGAACGAAACCAAGTGGCCGGCGCTCGAACCGAAACGCGGCCAGCACAACTTCGCCCCCGCCGACGAGATGTTCGCATGGGCGCGCAAGGAAGGCATGCAGGTG is part of the Pseudoduganella lutea genome and encodes:
- a CDS encoding LacI family DNA-binding transcriptional regulator codes for the protein MTKIQAKAPISPGEKSAQPVGRGDKPGVPTMSDVAKLAGVSPMTVSRVMNGDPNVRPATRRKVDEAVAALNYVPNQAARRLAGARAIRIGFLYSNPSAGYLSEFLVGLLNQASIHNVQLVVENCEDGVTWEAHARRLIENGVDGIILPPPLCDTQELIELVAQADMPAATVACGQPDPRVGAVSIDDYHAAYDMTSHLISLGHHRIGFVIGHPNQTASARRLEGYKAAIADRGGDASPELVVQGMFTYRSGLDAAEILLGLEQRPTAVFASNDDMAAATVAIAHRLGLDVPGDLTVAGFDDTALATTIWPELTTVRQPIAQMAEMAVQFLVRQIRTQRDGVVQAPEHIVMDFSLIRRQSDAAPRRRPKLAGKSSEA
- a CDS encoding alpha-glucuronidase family glycosyl hydrolase; this encodes MAAVVSLVVVLAPAHAVEEDGYQLWLRYRPLQQTGQAQQQAQTISYAGKASPTVRAAIDELRRGLQGMTGKAPAVATTVASGAIVLAKAGALPQGFSADGLADLGREGYLLKSASVNGKRVTVIAANDDIGLLYGAFGLLRALDTGKGLAALDERSAPKLQLRVLNHWDNLDRTVERGYSGQSIWNWWELPDIRERQYVDYARANASLGINGTVLNNVNSKAEILTAPWIAKVAALADVLRPYGIKVYLSARWSTPLELKETTTADPLAPEVAAWWRAKADEIYRAIPDFGGFLVKANSEGQPGPQDYHRTHADGANMLAAALAPHKGIVMWRAFVYAAEKPDDRAKQAYDEFKPLDGKFAPNVMVQVKNGAIDFQPREPFHPLFGAMPRTPLMMEFQITKEYLGFAMHMAYLGPLFEEVLKADTMQRPNGLTVAQVLEDTEHGQRLTGMAGVANIGSSRTWSGSHFDQANWYAYGRFAWDPQGDSRAFAREWATQTFSREPQAVTQIVDMMMRSREAVVDYMTPLGLHHLMDTGHHHGPGPWVDNLGRPDWNPTYYHKADKKGIGFDRTATGSNALAQYAPGVAKRWADPRTTPDELLLWFHHLPWDYAMPSGRTLWTELVARYDRGVAEAESLRARWEKLKPLVDERRYDEVAQRLDTQVKEARWWRDASVAYFQSVSGLPLPPGAKKPGRTLEQYKAIKFPYAAGHH